One Oryza brachyantha chromosome 3, ObraRS2, whole genome shotgun sequence DNA segment encodes these proteins:
- the LOC102700974 gene encoding glucan endo-1,3-beta-glucosidase 12-like: MASSSSSSSVALTTFCILMLEIICSSGASLGCSYGSAQVKILSRSVLLNEQQNVYLFLKPFRSSRSCRARQLAGEFVNGVVVPSLRLNVSAVVVTADERQLGALHCTLESVQSTLAAAGLDRSVKVSPELSLPSLRAMARSHRGKKHWRRVVEFVRRSGSFVLVEMGTEGKGGLAVAEVIQHAVDDVAAAFDEDVGVVFRLKSSETLMTRLIGDAVRGKRLMGVLAEVSSPRRELAAARTTAHDVFAPVTNPTTMPATNPVTVPATNPAMNPVTPGIVTVPSTNPATGYSNNPNLPPLYPEPTPVTMPDPTTTTTPTPFMNPVTAPTMPSPVTNPTTPVTNPATTPAVTNPTTTPYPYPQQGGMPTTPIYQPPATMPGTVQPAAPTVAGQTWCVAKTGLMDAVLQNGLDYACGIGGADCSAIQPMGSCYNPNTMQAHASYAFNSYFQRNPSPASCDFGGAGMLVNTNPSSGTCMFQTSAGYGAGYSPGVSGTVPVGGAGVTPMGPAVGGVTPMGPAVGGVTPMGPAAGGGSGSTVLNANSPGGGNSMYGSDNPTSLSGGAASLSCGWVLCLIWIFTFAYVKEKV, translated from the exons ATggcatcttcttcttcttcttcctctgttGCCCTCACCACCTTCTGTATCCTCATGCTTGAAATTATCTGCTCTTCAG GTGCATCTCTTGGCTGTTCATATGGTTCAGCTCAAGTGAAGATACTGTCCAGGTCAGTGCTTCTCAATGAGCAGCAAAATGTCTACCTCTTCTTGAAGCCTTTTCGGAGCTCAAGATCATGCAGAGCGaggcagctcgccggcgaatTCGTCAATGGAGTCGTCGTGCCCAGCCTGCGGCTCAATGTCAGTGCCGTCGTGGTCACGGCCGACGAGCGGCAGCTCGGTGCTCTGCACTGCACGCTGGAGTCGGTTCAGTCTACGCTTGCCGCCGCTGGATTGGATCGGAGCGTCAAGGTCTCGCCGGAGCTCTCGCTGCCTTCTCTGCGGGCCATGGCGAGGAGCCACCGCGGCAAGAAGCATTGGCGCAGGGTCGTGGAGTTCGTGAGGAGGTCAGGCTCGTTTGTTCTGGTGGAGATGGGGACAGAAGGGAAGGGagggctcgccgtcgccgaggtgATTCAACACGCCGTCGAtgatgtcgccgccgcgttcgACGAGGACGTCGGCGTGGTGTTCCGTCTCAAGAGCAGTGAGACTCTAATGACCAGGCTGATCGGCGATGCCGTTAGGGGGAAGAGGTTGATGGGTGTTCTTGCGGAGGTGTCGTCTCCCAGGCGGGAGCTCGCCGCGGCAAGGACGACGGCGCACGACGTGTTCGCGCCGGTTACCAACCCGACGACGATGCCGGCGACCAATCCGGTGACGGTGCCCGCGACGAACCCGGCGATGAACCCGGTGACCCCGGGCATCGTCACCGTGCCTTCGACCAACCCGGCCACCGGATACTCCAACAACCCCAACCTCCCGCCGTTGTACCCGGAGCCGACGCCGGTGACGATGCCCgacccgacgacgacgacgacgcccacGCCCTTCATGAACCCGGTCACCGCGCCGACCATGCCGTCGCCCGTGACGAACCCCACAACCCCGGTGACCAacccggcgacgacgccggccgtcaccaacccgacgacgacgccctACCCGTACCCGCAGCAAGGCGGCATGCCGACGACGCCGATATACCaaccgccggcgacgatgccCGGCACGGtgcagccggcggcgccgacggtggcggggCAGACCTGGTGCGTGGCCAAGACGGGGCTGATGGACGCGGTGCTCCAGAACGGGCTGGACTACGCGTGCGGCATCGGCGGCGCCGACTGCTCGGCGATCCAGCCGATGGGCAGCTGCTACAACCCCAACACCATGCAAGCTCACGCCTCCTACGCCTTCAACAGCTACTTCCAGAGGAacccctcgccggcgagctgcgacttcggcggcgccggcatgCTCGTCAACACAAACCCAA GTTCAGGAACATGCATGTTTCAGACGTCGGCAGG ctACGGCGCCGGATACAGCCCGGGGGTGTCGGGGACAGTGCcggtgggcggcgccggcgtgacGCCGATGGGAccggcggtgggcggcgtGACACCGATGGGgccggcggtgggcggcgtGACGCCGatggggccggcggcgggcggcgggtcGGGGTCGACGGTGCTGAACGCGAACAGCCCCGGCGGCGGGAACTCGATGTACGGCTCCGACAACCCGACGAGCCtctccggcggcgcggcctcgCTGTCCTGTGGCTGGGTGCTGTGCCTCATCTGGATATTCACCTTTGCATACGTCAAGGAGAAAGTGTag